From one Lolium rigidum isolate FL_2022 chromosome 4, APGP_CSIRO_Lrig_0.1, whole genome shotgun sequence genomic stretch:
- the LOC124648116 gene encoding uncharacterized protein LOC124648116, translating to MRRWLAVTDPTPTLMHGFLVFEVSWRDVHGINYFNDLLTDTSLALEARYINKWEFHNAEQAAGCTSQWFLGHALETLSLRGYLFHYHHQHHHHHQHRRSASAEEEDGEGHQNDLYMPPSPVKREHEDVVVNKASSSGDEKYSLSPTLRRRRSWRVRTRFRKNPPPDEEDAEPLCCTSPVLQMQRYNDILLLLRFHDASLPFKLRQIIMSDIRLLTLLESGLPSWVIFFQSYPLLCHLYRPWMRPLARSLYMLASLVTVIIGFYDLYKNVPLLKSAAARICGPLFDWIETWDMVTRIQYLGTILFLRNLRRFLQGLLTLLNAARALLRAVVAPLADLGLFELASTVGLLASNAWDLVVDLAEVVWAPFDVVLDCTAGVVASMWPVLQVVVLPARLAVALAGCAGSVLSNSYNFFKDIWETLSSIFQLNHMSEAQQSTFDMTTLKTLWNDLFSQIFRAMRGILNGILVFFYSCNRHRLRTWLPNVMYANDNQYATLA from the exons ATGCGGCGGTGGCTGGCGGTCACAGATCCGACCCCGACGCTGATGCACGGGTTCCTGGTGTTCGAGGTGTCGTGGCGGGACGTGCATGGCATCAACTACTTCAACGACCTGCTCACCGACACATCCCTGGCTTTGGAGGCACGATACATCAACAAGTGGGAGTTCCACAATGCCGAGCAAGCCGCTGGCTGCACTTCACAATGGTTCCTTGGTCATGCCTTGGAGACACTCTCTCTCCGGGGATACCTCTTCCACTACCACCATcaacatcaccaccatcatcaacATCGCAGATCAGCATCTGCAGAAGAAGAAGATGGAGAAGGTCATCAAAATGACCTATACATGCCTCCTTCTCCAGTGAAACGGGAACATGAGGATGTTGTTGTTAATAAAGCCAGTAGCAGCGGAGATGAGAAGTACTCATTGTCCCCGACACTAAGGAGAAGGAGAAGTTGGAGGGTCAGGACTAGGTTCAGGAAGAATCCACCTCCGGATGAGGAGGATGCGGAGCCATTGTGTTGTACTTCTCCGGTACTACAGATGCAGCGGTACAACGACATTCTCCTCTTGTTACGGTTTCACGATGCGTCGCTTCCATTCAAGCTTCGGCAGATCATCATGTCAGACATCCGCCTATTGACGTTGCTAGAGTCCGGGCTCCCATCTTGGGTCATCTTCTTCCAGTCATACCCACTGCTCTGCCACCTCTACCGGCCCTGGATGCGTCCTCTAGCTAGGAGCCTCTACATGCTCGCCTCCCTCGTCACTGTCATCATTGGCTTCTATGACCTCTACAAGAATGTGCCGCTACTCAAGTCAGCAGCGGCGCGCATCTGTGGGCCGCTCTTTGATTGGATCGAGACATGGGACATGGTGACCCGCATCCAATACCTCGGCACCATACTCTTTCTCCGCAACCTACGTAGGTTCCTGCAGGGGCTACTCACTCTACTAAACGCTGCTAGGGCGCTACTCCGTGCTGTGGTGGCACCATTGGCCGACCTTGGGTTATTCGAGCTGGCTAGCACGGTCGGCTTACTAGCCTCGAATGCGTGGGATCTTGTGGTGGACTTGGCAGAGGTCGTGTGGGCGCCCTTCGACGTGGTGCTAGACTGCACCGCCGGGGTGGTGGCATCCATGTGGCCAGTGTTGCAGGTTGTGGTGCTACCGGCGAGGCTCGCCGTGGCACTTGCGGGGTGCGCGGGCTCGGTGTTGTCCAACAGCTACAACTTCTTCAAGGACATATGGGAGACACTTAGCAGCATCTTCCAGCTCAATCACATGTCCGAGGCGCAACAAAGCACCTTTGACATGACCACACTCAAGACATTATGGAATGATCTATTTTCTCAGATCTTCCGAGCGATGAGGGGCATACTGAATGGAATACTAGTCTTCTTTTACTCTTGCAATAGGCACAGGCTCAG GACATGGCTACCGAATGTGATGTATGCAAATGATAATCAGTATGCCACTCTCGCGTGA